TTCCCCATTATTCCATTCATATTGGCTGGCACCTGTTGCAATTAAATTAGCTGCATCGCCTGAACAGATTTCTGTTTTATTTGCTGTTATATTTATATTAGGAGCTTCGTTGACTGTTATTGTTATGGTATCACTGCCACTGCAACCATTACTATCTACACCTGTAACATAATATATTGTAGTTGATGATGGCGAAACGATTAGATTGTCATTGCTTTCGCCACTACTCCATTCATATTGGCTGGCGCCTGTTGCAATTAAATTAGCTGTATCACCTAGACAAATTTCTGTTTTATTTGTTGCTATATTTATATTAGGAGCTTCGTTGACTGTTATTGTTATAGTATCACTACCGCTACAGCCGTTACTATCTACACTTGTAACGTAATAATTTGTAGTTGATGATGGCGAAACGATTATATTGTCATTACTTTCCCCATTACTCCATTCATATTGGCTGGCACCTGTTGCAATTAAATTAGCTGCATCGCCTGGACAAATTTCTGTTTTATCTGCTGTTATATTTAAATTAGGAGCTTCGTTGACTGTTATTGTTATAGTATCACTGCCACTACAACCATTGCTATTCATTCCCATAACGTAATAAATTGTAGTTGATGACGGAGATACGGTTATATTGTCATTGCTTTCACCACTACTCCATTCATATTGGCTGGCGCCTATTGCAATTAAATTAGCTGTATCACCTGGACAAATTTCTGTTTTATCTGTTGCTATTTTTACATTAGGAGCTTCGTTGACTGTTATTGTTATAGTATCACTACCATTGCATCCATTACTGTCTACACTTGTAACGTAATAAATTGTAGTTGATGATGGCGAAACGATTATATTGTCATTACTTTCTCCATTACTCCATTGATATTGGTTAGCGCCTGTTGCAATTAGTTTAGCAGTATCACCTTTGCATATACTAGTGTCTTCAGAAAAAATCTCTACACTATATTTTTCTACTCCATATACACAAACAGTATCTATAGCTGTTTGGCACCATGGGTTTGTTACAGTTACAACAAATTCATTTTTTCCAGCTAAAATAATTGTGTCGGATATTGATTTTCCGCTATATGCTTTTCCAGAGTTTATATTTTTCCAATTAAATGTGTAGTCATTAGGATTAGCAGCATTTATTAGGTCGCAATTCAAATTTACAACACTCCCTACGCAAACAGTATCGTCTGCTTGTGCTTCAATTTTAGCATATTCTACTTCCAAAAATGGCCATAAATCGCTATTTGCGTTTTCTTTTGATGCAAAACACAGCATTCTATAATAATCTTCTGTAACTAATCGTATTTGCATTCCATAATTTTCATTTTCTCCACAAAGCCATTTGCGTAAGAAATCAGAAACATTAATAGTATAATCTTCATACGAAGGACTTGTAGAACTAGCTGGAACATGGATTTGATTTTCTAAAAACACATCTGGCTGATTGTTCCACGTTATTGTAGATTCGCTCCAATCTTCTTTTGGCATGCAAATAAATAATTCATTTTCTGATGCAGCGCCTATATACTGATGAGGTTGACCATAATGAAATAATTTTAAAACAGCTCTATTGTCGTATAAATATTTAGAATAATTAGCTATATTAAAATCAAATTTTATAAAAGTTCTATGTATTCCTATTCCGCAACCTAAGCCATTGTATGTCCAAGTAGCTACTAAATTACTTTCACTATTTCCATTATTTCCATTTTCCCAGTCTGCACAAGTTATACTTTTTCTTACAAAAGCGTCGTCAGTTGGATAAAATTTATATGTTTGAGAAAAAATTAATGAAAAAGAACTCAAAAAAAATGTTATAAAACAAATTGTTTTTTTAAAGATAAGTTCACCACTCATAACAATATATTTTTTAAAGTTAATAAATGGTAACTTGCGGGAACGTAAAAGAATAATTATGAAATAATTTCTCTCTCGCTTTTCGACCCGAAAGCTACGATATTTCTATATCCGGCAGGTCTTCTGACTTGTTCCAGCTTTATCGCCTTCCCATTCTAAGCACATCAGAACAGTGGCATGTTTGATAAAACTTTTTTTTGGAACTTACAGCTACGGGGATAGTTCCTGATTTTCACAGGATTCCCTTTTAATCAATAAGAACCGAATACGACTGCAAAATTAATTATAAAAAACAAACAAGACTAATAATATTGAATTATTTTTCAACAAGTTTGTCAACACTACCTTATGTTGCTTATAATTAGCTGGTTAACAAAACAATATTATTTTGCTAATTACAAGACCTGCGAGCGCCTTACATAAAACACTGATAATCGAGCCATTACACGCAGCGACCGCTCCGCCTAAAATGCTGATAATCAATAAGTTATAAACCATTGACCTCGCTGCCGCAAGTCATTGATATTCAGGTGTTTACGAGACAACCGCCCGCCTTACCTAAGTCGTTGATACTCAAATACTTGCACCAACTAGTGAGCTACAGGCGAACAAAACTTTACAAACTCCTAACTAATCTTTCACACAACGTACAGAAAAGCCTGAAGTCTTATTGCTACGACTTCTGTGTGCTTCCCCGTTGGTATGTGAGTATATACTACGCCCCCATGCATCAATTTCGTTTTCAGGATACCTGGTAGCACTCCACCAACGACCGCGAAGTTTAATATGTTTGAAGTTTTCTTCGGTAATAGAGCGAATGCCAGCCGGCAGAGCTGTAAAACCAGCTACATTAGTAGCGCCAAAGTTTGGGGCAGCCCAATGCAATGTATCCATTTCTTTAAGTTTACCGCCAGCAATACTATCTCCGCCTAAATAATTTAATAACTGTTGCCATTCTGCATCACTTGGTAAATGCCAGCCACAAGGGCATACACCTTGCACTCCACTAGGGTTAGTTTCGCTACTTGCTGCATAGTTCATAGCTGCGGGCCAATTGTATAATACGCCATAGGTCTTGTAGTTATCTGTTGCCTTTGCTACTGCAGTATCAGTACCATTATAACCATAAACATAATAATATGCATATCCACCTCCTGTTGTAGGACCAACCACACTTGGCAAATATCTTAAGTTTTCTGCCATCCATGTTTGGTTGCCTATTCTTACAACTCTGTAATGGTTATTATCTCTTTCATCTATAAAACCAAAAGCAAGTTCTTCAAGCACTTCTAATCTTTCCAACAAAGTATTAACATTAGCATTTGTGGCTGCATCTTTGGTGTCAATATAGGCTTTTGTAGCAGCATCTTGTGCTTCGGTTGGGTCTGTAACGCTTTTTATTTGGCTGTTTGCAGAATTACCCTTTGCAATAACATCAGCAAGTGTTTGTACCTCTTCAGTTAAGTAATTTGGTGTTACCTTAACCCATTTTTCGCCATTAAATCGTAATAAATCTCCATCAGCAGCTCCCGTGAAATCAAATTTTTCTGATATAACAGGGTCGGCTTCTATGAAGTTGTCTAATTTATTATTCCAATTAGCTGTGTCTGCTCCAGTAATACCGCTTGCTACAGATGCTCCAAATAGCGGGTCAGTTTCAGTAGTAAGATATGTACCGAAATCGCTAATTTGACTTTCAGTTATTGAAATGCCTTCAGATTTATCCCATGCAGTAAAAACTGGGTCGATTTCGGTGAAACTACCTAATTTATTATTCCAGTTAGCTGTGTCTGCTCCACTAATACCGCTTGCTACAGATGCTCCAAAAACTGGGTCAGTTTCAGTTGTAATATAATTGCCTAAATCTGTAATTTGGCTTTCAGTAATTGAAATACCTGTTGATTTATCCCATGAGGTAAAATTAGGGTCAGTTT
The window above is part of the Bacteroidales bacterium genome. Proteins encoded here:
- a CDS encoding gliding motility-associated C-terminal domain-containing protein, producing the protein MSGELIFKKTICFITFFLSSFSLIFSQTYKFYPTDDAFVRKSITCADWENGNNGNSESNLVATWTYNGLGCGIGIHRTFIKFDFNIANYSKYLYDNRAVLKLFHYGQPHQYIGAASENELFICMPKEDWSESTITWNNQPDVFLENQIHVPASSTSPSYEDYTINVSDFLRKWLCGENENYGMQIRLVTEDYYRMLCFASKENANSDLWPFLEVEYAKIEAQADDTVCVGSVVNLNCDLINAANPNDYTFNWKNINSGKAYSGKSISDTIILAGKNEFVVTVTNPWCQTAIDTVCVYGVEKYSVEIFSEDTSICKGDTAKLIATGANQYQWSNGESNDNIIVSPSSTTIYYVTSVDSNGCNGSDTITITVNEAPNVKIATDKTEICPGDTANLIAIGASQYEWSSGESNDNITVSPSSTTIYYVMGMNSNGCSGSDTITITVNEAPNLNITADKTEICPGDAANLIATGASQYEWSNGESNDNIIVSPSSTTNYYVTSVDSNGCSGSDTITITVNEAPNINIATNKTEICLGDTANLIATGASQYEWSSGESNDNLIVSPSSTTIYYVTGVDSNGCSGSDTITITVNEAPNINITANKTEICSGDAANLIATGASQYEWNNGESNDNIIVSPSSTTTYYVTGVDSNGCSGSDTITITVNEAPNLNITADKTEICSGDAANLIATGASQYEWSNGESNDNLIVSPSSTTTYYVTGMNSNGCSGSDTITITVNEAPNLNITADKTEICPGDQVILSSDCEQIMWYPDVYANSIVVFPTSDTCFKAVCTDLLTNCQAEDSINIIVLKEEDCSDLDFYIYMPNVFTPNEDGINDNFKVVFTGEYTSFEMIIFNRWGQEIFTSKSPDISWDGKHNGKELPAGTYFCVVKFTTKSNKVIEKGTSVTLLR